In the Balaenoptera acutorostrata chromosome 16, mBalAcu1.1, whole genome shotgun sequence genome, agattctcaagagTGGTGCATTCTTGATGCATTCGGATTTTTAAGGTGATGCTATGATAATTCTAGTATAATAGATAGTAACCTCTGGACCCCACCACTGTAATAAGAAATCCACCCTCCCCTCTCTTTCTCAAACAAGAAGTCatcttagaaaatgaaaaggagaaacagTGACATTTatgaattcaaaacaaaacagtacTGTAATACGgcaaaatatcataaaaatagcAGCATGTGAAATTCAAGACTATTTTCTTAAAGCAAATGTTTAAGACTGAACCGTAAAAACAGTACTTGGTCAAACTGGTCTATTACtcaacacctgaaactaacgatATTTTAGAGAGGTGCTTATATTTATGATATCCCCATGATTAAATGTGAAGtcaaatatgtgttttaaaacatatattgcaCAGATAGTAGAACAACAACATTCTGGTATCTCTAACACAAAATGGTATGTTATTTAGCACATTAACCTATGCtactgaaaattaattttatcctAATTGTTTAAAACCAATCATGTAGGAGTTTTGAACACATTAATCTCAAAATATtcctaaacaagatgaaaaaacacaGGCACTTGAATACAGGTTATTAGTGACAAAACACAGAGGTTACAATCGCATGACTAAGGGCAGTATGTCTTTACACATAAACTTGAGGTCTTTCACTGATCCAAATATAGAAATAAGAACTATTTTACAAAACTCTGACAAGAAAATCAGATCTCCAAGAAATTTCATATCTAATAATTTTCACTGAATAAAGCAATGACTGCTGCACGTCTTGATTAAGCTTTTACAAATAAATGTCCGAGATAGGCTGTCTGAATTCTAATTCTCCCCTTTTCCCCACCCCAGTACAACACACAACCCTCACTAACAGTCCAATAATATCCTCTATGCAAAACTCACCGCTCACCATGAGATCCAGAGCATCAAAAATGGCTATCATTTCAACACTGTCCATTTTACAGCACCACAGACGTCATGAGTTTAGATATTTTTGTCtggcaatatttcattcaatAATATTAACTGGTAAGAATGTGTAGAGATTGAACATTTAATTGGAAGTCACAgtagcatttttaaaacaaaataattaataagcatttttcatgttttaaattgtGAAACATTTAAGTTGTCAAATTCACTTGGAaaaaataccacacacacacttttatcaTCCCAATGAGAACAAAGCTTCAGACAGCTGATACTGAGATACTtagggcttttttctttttctttttttttttttttaaagaaattgcatTTAGTTTGGCCATGCCCTAGCTTCTTGGCTTACCAGCTTATAAAGAGAACATCGATGAGGCAGTATACTATATGCATTAAAGCCCCTTTCCCCTTTATCATCTTTGGCGAGAAGCCTCTTGAAAGGACACTGAGGGCGGATGAGGCGGGTCAGGCTCCACGTGCTTCCATCTCACACATCACTGACTGGAAGGCTTGCGTCATCCAAGTCCACGGGGTCACAATCTTGTTCCTGAGGGCCATTTTTACTTTGAGGTTTTAGCAGAGCTTGTTCAGTCACTTTGGTAGCTGGTTCTCTTGGAGAGACAGTCTGGACCTTGAAGTTCCCTGGCTTGACCTTGGCAAGAGATTCGTAAAATCCTCGCTTCTCCATGGTAAAGCTTGAGACCAGAGAGTCGCTGCGAGAGGCTGTGGGTCGCGGGGTGGCTGCTGTGGCGCTGGCAGAGAGGAGCGCGTGTCTGGGTTCGGAAGGACAGCGGGAACGCTCCTGCAAAGAGGGGTGCTGGTCAGACACGGGCAATCATTAACGGCAAGGCTAGTAACTCAGTGTGAGACTTTATTctctgaaaaacaaacagaacaaaacacacacacacagagcagaagCATGAGCCATGCAGCATACAGGTGCAAGTTCCTTCCCAAAGCAATGCATTTTTAGGAGTGAGTTTAGAGCGATGACAGCCAACAACCATTCCCACTAAGAAACCAGTTCTGCCACCAAAGCCAAACTTGGTAGCTCTGACACTTTGAAGACTCAGTCAGCCTAAACGGGAATGCAGTGTGCCAACTGCAACTGAACTGTGTTTAACAGGGGGCCTACCAGCTTTACCATTTTATTTAAGAGTTTATTCTCAATAAACACTAGGAATTATCCCacacattttagaaagattaaaaaatgaaaatgcagaatataaaaataaaaggccaTTATCTCTTTAATAAGCAGAACTCAACATTTTTCAAACTTATTATTTTGTCTGGCAGCCTCACGAACTTAAGTTTTTGGTTCCCTGAATTTCACTGCAACCAATAATATCACAGTCTTTCCACTTCttatttaattgcatttatttatttttgcatatggcatACATTCATATGGCTTAAGATTTTAAAGGCAGGGAAGAGTACATATTTAAGCATTTATTAAAACTGTGGTGAAATAATTTCAGTTGTGAATATTAATTTCAATACGCTTCTAACTAAATCAAATCTGAAGATAGCCTGAAATATGACCATCCCAAATGCATTGCCATATAGTTCCTAATATATTGTGTTCATTTGTGGCATTAGTGGCTCTGAAAACAAACAGTGCTACAAACCACTAAAACACTCTAGATTCCCATTAGATGGCTAAATTTCACCTGAGATTTAATATACCATGCACACTATACTAATGTAGAGTTTATCCAATGCATGTGCACCCGTGAGTTTGAGCAAACTGTTAGCACAAAGGTGCATTTTAAGTGGTGTagtataaaaaatttcaaaatacacgAAGTACAGAAATTGAAACTCTTGTGGCAATTCAGTAAATTAAGCTTTAGTAgatatgactttttaaattagtaaagttgtccttttttccattatttatttattttttaatatccgtATCCAACCTGATGACTGTAGTGAAATAGTTTGCGTTAGTGTTGACACAGTCAGTTATGATAACTGCAGAAGGCAGTTTGGTTAACTCAACTTTCCAGAATCAGTTGTTAAGTAGTGAGTAAGTCCGGGCCCTCTAGTAAGAAGGCACGTTTGCGTGAGAGCCCACATACGTGCTGCATTCCCCAGTTCTGGACGTATACCTCTGTATACAAGGATTCGACAGCCTTCTGGCCTGCCGCATCTGGAACACAGTGCAAAGCTAGGATTAGAGTTAACCTGTACTGGAGGGGGGGAAGAGAAAGTTCCGCTGATAGTTACAGCTTAGAGAGTCCAATCTGCCCCCACCACAAAGCACAAAACACAAACGCCCTTCTCCAACTTTTCCTCTTCCCAACAGACATTGTTTTTGCAGAGAGTCTCATACTTGACTGCTGAAAAGGTCACATAAAACACAGGCAGTTACAAAATTAACACCTATGAAAATAATTTGTGAGACATTCCAAACAGGATACAAGAAGAATAactttaaaagtgagaaaaatggaTTTGTATTTACTGATCTAGAGTCATTTCTAACAAGAAACGATTTTAAAAGACGATATTACTGCAATACTAGAAATGCAGGAAAATACTGGAAGTGCAGACTATCGAGCATCAGTGAGTCTAGATAATAGCGGATGTCATGCTCCACATTAGACTACCTTCTGCAGACCAATGTGCTGCATTTCAAGACGCTTGAAAGTTTTTCATTCCTTAGTAGAATTTGTATTTTCAGATCAGAGATCAGTGACCAAAGTATTCCAAAGCTAAATCTTATTCCTATGATGAACTTGTACatgataaattaaaaagtaaagacaTTTTCCTTACTATCTGAGAATGTTtagctgttttaattttattattatactaCCAAAAAGATAATTAAGATAGTAAAAAGCAGCCTTTTAAATTAACCTAgtaaaaaatgagaatgaaatggAATATACTGACTGACAACACTAGATTATATTTAAGGTTCAAGCTGCTCAACTGTCTTACAGCACTATTAAGGCAAAAAACCTAAACTGAAATTATAGGAAGTAAAAAGGAAATTGAGACCTTCACAAAATTGTGTAATGCTACAACTAAAGGTGCCTGACATGATTAGGCCAAATGCCATACTAAGAATTGGTAAAATTATACCAAATCTGGACCTACTGACAAGTAAGAACtcctaaaacaaaacaaggaaatgtTCATTCTTTAGTTGCCCTGCTTGTGCATTTAAGACAATACAATGCACAGAAAGTTATGTATACATAACACTACAGGAAGCATTAAATtagaaatgcattatttttttgcAAGTCCAATTGGTATGAAAGTCAACATGCAGATAAAtctcaaaacagaaagaaactgaaaggattagggggagaggaagaaaaataacttgacagGATCAGGGGACCCAAGGGAGTAGCACCCCAGAGAAGAGGAAACGTACAGAAGGCGCTGATCTGCCAGGTCCCCGCTGTGCTACGATGGCACCAGAGACTGCTTTAATCCAACTGTGCATCTCTTCAGGGCTATCAGCCTAAGGGGAAGGAAGGATTCATTCAATTTCTCCTCAAAATCAGCTCCTATGTCTATAAATCCAACGTATTCATTTTGGTAATTAACGGTGTCAACAACAAAATCATTCTAAGGCAATGGTTTCCAAAAACTTTTAGAAATCACTTTTTTAAACCAGGTTTCGCTGGGTAACTTACAGAGATGTAAGTTGGGCATGTAATGTTTTAAGATGAGACACATCAAAAAGTGTCAATATGAATAATTCTGGAGAGaaaacaagaagaggaagaagttaaAGAAAGACCTTCTCATTTCTACTGCTATATTGTCTGAATTTTCAAGATGAATATTTATGTAATTGTGCAGTTAAAAAACCACTGTGACAtcattttatatgttatttttctaaaaataatttctaacagTACCCTAAGTCGTCATATTCCAAAGCATCATCTTCCTTGATAGGACCATGACTTCCAATGTGAATTAAAAACCTTACTATGACTTTAATCCAATTAAACAAGGCCCTCAGAGGGGTGGAGAGGTACTGCCCTTTACTTCTGGATTCTACTATCtagtagtttaaaatttttaaagatacaagTAATATTTTTGAACCAATGATATTaacaaagagtttttaaaaggaaaaactcgAAGTAGGCAAAGATAGAGTATACTTTCATTCACTACAAACAGGAGCACCAGTCTAGAAGTCAATTTGGCAAaataaagaggtttaaaaaagtTCATGCTCTGATAGTTATACTCGATCTAGAAACTCGATCTAGTATTGTAAAGAAGTAAGAAATTCAGGCAAATTTATGCACAAAATGTTCACTACCACACTAAATCACAGTAAATGTACAAAAACTATGTAAATGAGTGATCAGTAACAGTACAGTAGAGAAAGTTTAATTGTGAAACATTCATATAAGAGAGCATAGTTCTAAAAGGTTTTCAGAGAATTTTTGATgtagaaaaaaaatgactataataTAGTAAACAAATAGGATATAACACTATATTGATATCACATAATCCCATTTGTTATAAAAAGATATGctctaataaaggaaaaaaaaagaaaaaaagaatggttgCCTGAATGTGGAATTCTATATGTTTTATAAcacttttttcttcatatttctctgtattttctaaagtttCTGCAATAAGCATATGTAAtaacttttataaaacaaaaccaaatgttcttttaaaaaacttctaatCTAAATAAACGTGTTAAgtaaaaagtgtattttaaacTTAAACATAGGATACTATCTACCATTAGTGAAATGATAAGATACACTGTGCACTTTTATTATGGATATTTGAGCCCCCCTTCTTATAAAATTACCAAAAGGTGATAtaattaaaattccaaaatatgtgCAAAAATAATCCAAATTGAAAGTACACACTTAGCATCTAACTTAAATAGCATTTCCCTTCctccaaataaaacttaattccATTTGACTTACAGCAAAGAATACCCCTATTTGCTGAACATATGACCTGCCAataatgttatatataacattttttattaaattggcaattatatttgtcatattttttgcttatttttatgagcaacacacatttatttatgtttatttcacctctaaaattattaatttcttGTTAGGAGGATCTATAATCTCCAAAGAAGTATCCTACCTGCACATAGAAAGTTCGAGACGATGTTACAATTTCAAAGAGGTTGTCTCTCATCATTATGTCACtgttaacaaaaaaaattttccaattgTACTTAAATAGCAGTTGTTTGATAGTTTTCCTTTCACTTCTTTACCCAGTACCAAATATGTgtcaatgagaaaataaatattagagatAAAATACTGATTTAATTGAGAAATACTAAGTGATcgttttccaatttatttttgcattaaattttacatattttatatagttgtatgtatttttagaaaggttcataaaacaactttaaaattcAAAGTTTTCAACTGTGAAGAAATCAGTTTGCTCAAAGAAACAATGGCACAGTTAACATTCTTATAAAGCTCTATTCTGCAGCAACCCTGAAATACTAGAATTAATAATACATCAATTTGTCAAATATGATAGCTGTTCACATTAAATTTTGTCCTTTCCATTAATAAGCTTAAGAACTCTTTCCTAATTTGTagttttcaaacaaaaaaatctcaatacTCTATTTAATCTGaaggttttgaaagttttagcatAACCCACTAGCAATAACACAGAAAAATATCATCTGTAAGTACATCAATTAAACTAAGGAACTATATATTGTGTAATAATAAGTTGTGCCAGGCACCAAGTCAGAGGTGGTGCTTACCTTTGCTTACATTCCTGGACTTTATGAACCTCTTTAAGTGGTATTACACGGAGAGGTTCCTTTTCCTgtcaaaaaaagcaaataaacagatGCATGACATATATTCTTAAAATCCTTTTAAGCATTAGTTGTTTTATTTAGAGGTCTATGCAAAAATCATGCTTCTTTCCTGAAGCACATCTAAGACATAAGTCTACCTTCTTGAACCATCCAGCATCAGAATAGCTCAAATACTATAACCTGATACACACCGTGATTTGAAACAAGGAAACTGGCATATAACCCATGTTCACATTATTTATGTGCTAAATGACAGTGTAGCTTATTAAAAACCATTAACCATCAGACTTTTCCTCGATGAACCCCTATATACCCAGTAAGTGGAGTACTTCCTATTTTGGAATGTTATTTTCATACAGAGGGTTACCAGAGTAGTGAATACCCAGCTTCTCTGAGTTAAATTTGTCATTTTaggaatatcacttttatatGAATACATCATTTTAACAAGCacaatttattaaacatttactaagtgccaggACATCTGCTATGTTTGAAATGTGTTATCTCACTTTCCACA is a window encoding:
- the PLEKHA1 gene encoding pleckstrin homology domain-containing family A member 1 isoform X4, translated to MPYVDRQNRICGFLDIEENENSGKFLRRYFILDTREDSFVWYMDNPQNLPSGSSRVGAIKLTYISKVPKQSDSQPHSDNPSRQGECGKKQVSYRTDIVGGVPIITPTQKEEVNEGGESIDRNNLKRSQSHLPYFTPKPSSDSAVIKAGYCVKQGAVMKNWKRRYFQLDENTIGYFKSELEKEPLRVIPLKEVHKVQECKQSDIMMRDNLFEIVTSSRTFYVQADSPEEMHSWIKAVSGAIVAQRGPGRSAPSERSRCPSEPRHALLSASATAATPRPTASRSDSLVSSFTMEKRGFYESLAKVKPGNFKVQTVSPREPATKVTEQALLKPQSKNGPQEQDCDPVDLDDASLPVSDV
- the PLEKHA1 gene encoding pleckstrin homology domain-containing family A member 1 isoform X8: MNAGMRKYFLQANDQQDLVEWVNVLNKAIKITVPKQSDSQPHSDNPSRQGECGKKQVSYRTDIVGGVPIITPTQKEEVNEGGESIDRNNLKRSQSHLPYFTPKPSSDSAVIKAGYCVKQGAVMKNWKRRYFQLDENTIGYFKSELEKEPLRVIPLKEVHKVQECKQSDIMMRDNLFEIVTSSRTFYVQADSPEEMHSWIKAVSGAIVAQRGPGRSAPSERSRCPSEPRHALLSASATAATPRPTASRSDSLVSSFTMEKRGFYESLAKVKPGNFKVQTVSPREPATKVTEQALLKPQSKNGPQEQDCDPVDLDDASLPVSDV